TGAGAAGGTGAGAGGGCAGGGACCTCTGAcgttctcatccaatgggttttgagaaggagacaaggagaggcgAGGAAATACAATTAAGATTCTCCCAATGTGTTCTGCCTGTGATTAACCTGGGTGGGAGGGGCAATGACAGCTCTGCACCTCATTTGAATGAATGTAAAGAATTTGTGTTGATTTGCTGAAAACATTTAGTTTTGTGAAGAGTGAAGTCTGTTACTGTGTTTTCAGTCTGTATTGTTTGCATTGTGGTTGGAATACTGTGATTGAAAAGCATGACAAATCTTATCAACCTTCTCCCTCGCATCACGCAATTCAtattttcatgcaaaatgctaAACACTATTTCTCTCTCACCCTTATCTCTTCAtaattcctctctctcccccctccctctctcccctcactctctctccctatctctctccatgtccctctctctccctccctttcgccccttctctctctctctctctctctctctctctctctctctctctctctctctctcgctctctctcgctctctctctctctctctctctctctcccctccctctctccatccagcaGGGTCGTCAGCTGCGAGGCATCAGAGGCTTGTTCAACAGGTCATCTAAGTCGTCAGTAGAGACCAGCTGTGGTCCAGCCCTCAGGAAACGCTCTATCAGTGACCACCTCCTCCGACGCACCGCCAGCGCCCCTGCCAAGGGTCGCAAAAAAAACAAGATGAAGCTCGCTGAGTCCTCCACCTCCATATCGGACCACAAGGCCTCCGTAGTGGACCACAAGGCCTCCATATCAGACGGCAAAGACAGAGTGGGGGCTGGGGAAGGGGCTGGGAGGGAGGGGTCCCGGGAGAGGGTAATGGTGGAGAGGCGCCCCCCACCTCACGCCCCCCTCACCCACAGGCCCATCTCCATGCCCCTGGAGAAACTACTGCAGGGACAgctctccctctgctcccccaACCAGGAGCTGACTGACCTGGGGGCAGACACACTCATCGGTGGGTAGACCTCCTCTGGAGACCTCACACACTCTTACATCAACCATGATAATAAACGTTATGTTCTGTAACAAGTAATATGTTATAATAGATATCTAAGAAGAAACATTGCAAGAAACCCAAAGTGTTTTTTCTGTGTTTGAATGAGGTTACAGCATCATATTGCCTATTTCTCCGAGCAATACATGACCGTAGGCTTACCTGTAAAGGCAGAGCGACTGTTCTTGTCTGGCTTTGTTGCTATATGTGACATGATGCTTAGAGTTGAAGTTGTCGTTGGTTGTGTTGCGCTCTCATTGAAACAAACAGTGCTATGGGTCTTATGTGAAATGTAAACCGTTGCCTTGTTTCTAACTTGTCCttttcccccccaaaaataaaaattttAATCACTACTTTAACATACCTTTTCTGTTCCTTTTTCACTCTGTGGTGCTTCTCTGTAGTAGAGAACTGACTAGGATATCCCGCCAGGTAAACCAAGACACCTCCTAAGGTTGCCTCATCCTAAAACATCCCAGTATTACATCATCCCACTGATGTAACTTTGTAAAAGAACTATTTCAAAATCAGAATGTTCCTTTTTTTAACTGCCAAAATTGATCTCATTTGACCATCTCTTCCGAAATGGATGTTCCCCCCCAAAAATGGATGTTCCTTCTGTTACATGCACAGCCTCATTCTCCAACCCCCTCTCACAGTCGTATTTGGTGGTACATTCCATTCGTCTCTGTGTTGCGATTGGCTCGTGTTGGACGGAATGTGTCAGTTAGTCGTTGGTTGGCTTGGTGTTCTACGTAAGGCTGTGAAATGTTTGAACCTTTACTGACTGTCTAACTTGTCTGTTTTACATAGGAACGTCCCCCTTTGACCGGCCCAGGTCCCGCTCTGTGGAACTCCTCATCGAATCATCCGCCTCCCTTGAACATAGAGTTTCCACCAATCACAACAACACACGGGATAGGACCACAGAGCCTGACCAATTAGACGAGACCTCCTACCTGGTCATTGGCCGAGGAGGAGGAAGTGTAGATGGTGACTCCAAAGACCAATCACAGGACAGAGTCAACCCACCCACCAAAGCTGAGGACATTTCCTCTCGCCAAAGGACGTTGTGTTACCTGAGCAGCTCAACAAAGACAGAGAGCAACTGTTTACACTGTTTACCTACTGAGAGCAGACCAGAGACAACATTACTTAGTACAACAAACACCCCAGcaccttcctcctcttcttcttcctctgtcccctcttccTCTGTGCCCCCCCTCTCCCCACTCAACGTGGACCGGTCCGCTCTGCAGAGCCCCGTCTCCCTGCAGGACAGCACCATCTCACGACTCATTGATGCCGTATCCCTCGGCAACGACACCACCTGCGGCTCAATCTCCGCTCTGATTGGCCAGTTTGACCTCACCGCTGACCAGAATGACCTCACAACGAACTCTGACCCCCACGTCCTCAGTGTCATGTCCTGTCTGTCCCATCCCGCTCTCCAGGACTCCAGCACACCCTATAAGGTCACCATAGACTCTACCACCCCATATAAAGACCCCCCCCGCAAGGCAATGAACGGACCTATCACTCCTCGAAAGGCAAGCCAGACCCTTAACCACACGAACCAGAACCTACTCTCACCCCACCCCAAGACCTCCCACAACCCCCTTCTCTTCTCTAGTCCTGAGACCACGGAGCTGGAGGAGGTCTATACCATCCTGGATGAGGAGGTCTTGTCTCCAGTCTTTGTCTACAACCTGAGGGAGCAGAACATAGGCAACATACAGGCTGACTCTGAGGAGAGCACACCCATGGGAAGCCTGGAGCCCTCCCCAGCCAAGGTGCCTCCTCGCCTGGGGACAGAGGCCAACGGCAGCTGGGTGGGCTCACCGAGGGGTATAGTGGAGGAGACAGGACAGGGCTATAGGGGTGTGTGTGATCCTACAGGGCTGGGGTCAGGGGGAGAGTGGGGGTTGTCGTGGGGTTACAGGTGCCCGTCTGTCAACAGCACAGTGTCTGACCGGTTGCTGTTGTGCCAGGGGTCAGCAGAAAGTAGTCTGATGGAGGTGGAGATTAACGTGGACGAGGATCCACTTGAGATGACCTTGACCTTACCAAGACACAACTGCACCTGGGTCGCTACCAGCCCAACCAAACGATACGCCGCTCCCCAAAGCCAGCTTACCCAACTACACCCCTCTCCCCGGTATGCACCCCAACTCCAGCCCTCCCAGTGTCCTTCCCCCCTTAAACAGCCCTCCCCTCGCCACACCCCATCAATCACCCCTCAAACCCAGCCCTCCCTCTTCAAAAGGccccctaaccccagccccctcCTCCTGAACAgccacccctccaccctcagCAGGGCTGAGCTCTCCTTTGAGAACAGCAGAGACATTACCAGAGCCTACACCCAGCAGCACAGCTACAGTGGTCCCACCCAGCCCCAGACCAGGGGCTACCAGGGTGGTCCCACCCAGCCCCAGACCAGGGGCTACCAGGGTGGTCCCACCCAGCCCCAGACCAGGGGCTACCAGGGTGGGACAGGGGaaggtcagggtcagggtgaAGTGTCAGCCTGCTTCCAGAATGGGTTGTCCTCCTCAGAGTGTCTGCCTGGTCTGTCTAGTATGTCTGGTTCAAGGTCTGTTAGCCTCCCCAGAGACAGAGGCCTGTACTCCCCCATCTCAGACTGTGATGTGGCCTACAGCCAGCTAGATTACAACTGCTTTAGGCCCTCCACTGCCTCCACCCATCCGCAACCCCAGCCCCAATCACATACCCAGCCTCTGCCCCAGGACCAACCCCAATCACATACCCAGCCTCTGCCCCAGGCCCAACCCCAATCACAGACCCAGCCTCTGCCCCAGGCCCAACCCCAATCACAGACCCAGCCTCTGCCCCAGGCCCAACCCCAATCACATACCCAACCTCTGCCCCAGCTCCAACCCCGATCTGGCCCCCCATCACTGCCCCTCTTGGGCCCCACCCTTGTCCCTCCTCTACCTATCCCCAGACCACCCACAGCCCCCGGCCCCTGCAAGTCCAAGTCTCTGGGTGACCTGACATCAGAGGACATCTCCTGCAACTTCCACAGCAAGTACAACATCATCAGCCGCAGCTTCATCACCCCCAGTATGAAGGAGCGGAGGAGGATGAGGGGCCTGGGGGGTCTGTCCCAACGGCTGCAGTCTGCAGACCCCCTCACTGAGCAGCTCCGCAAACTAGTCACCCTGGAGGGGGATGACAGAGACCGGGACAGACCCCAGTCTCCCCAGCTGCCCCAGTTACCTCAgttacagataccccccaaaccCTTCATTCCCCCATCACGCCCCTCTCCCCCCACAAACTTTGTCCCCGACACTCAGGAGGACTCTCCCCCCCTCCTTTCCCGCCGCCTCTCCTCTCGGAGCCAGAGCCGTGTGCGTCACATCAACAACCGCGCTCGAGAGCGGCAGCAGGAGGTTCTGAAGTCCCGGGGAATGAGCGCCCCCTCCAGTGTGGGAGGGGTAGTGCTGCGTACTAAAGCAGCAGCAGGCCAGAAACCCCCAGCTAACAGACACTCCACAGGCTCCTACATAGCAGGCTACCTGGACCAGCTGGAGGACAGGGGGCTGCCTGAGGGGGCGTGCACCACACTGGGTTACGGATATCACTATGGTGATCATTATCATGATGACTCTCTGCTGCCCACAGACTCCTGTATACAATCACAACCTGAGGTCTACTTCCTGCTCAGACTCTGAACCCACTTCCTGGTTATCACCTACATAGAATGATGTATAATGTACTTCCAGAACACAGAAAATCAGCTTCCTGCTTACAACtgagaaaaaaactaaaaaataaTTCTGGTTGGGCTGTCCAATAATGCTTCCAGATATAAAGTCAACTACCTGATTGGGTCTGACATTTTGTCTGTAAATGTGAAAATGGTTTCTGATCTTCTTTAAGTCCATGTCCTGATCAGAATGTTCTGTAAATGTAGTTTGGAACAGACTGTAAAACTACTTCCTACTTTGATTGTACCCGTTTCCTGTCCTGCCTGATCCTGTAATTCTACTTCCTGTTCAAGCTAACTTCACCTACAATGAAGCAGAAAATAGGAAACTTTCCAAATGTGTTTTAATCTGAAGGGAAGTGTTGTCTTGGTCTTTGTTCATTTAAAATATGTATTAGTATTATCAGAGGcccgctgggcacagacgtcaattcaacgtctattccacgttggttccatGTAACTTCGttaaaatgacgtggaaacaacgttgattcaaccagtgtatgCCCAATGGGGGGGCACTTTTAAGGGAAGGGATCTGTTTCATCCGAGATCCTCCTCAAGTCTTCCTTCTCCTCTAAGTGTTCTCTATGTTTGTGTTGTTTGTAAATATTCTACTGTACATTCGTTTTTAACTGACAGTGTTGCTATTTAGTAGACAGTACAGCTGTTTTCTGCATGTTAAACGTGGACCAGCATGACTATGCATCGATCTATAGACATCACAGTGCACTACTATCTTTGTATAGAACAAGTAATAGTGGGATTGGATGCAATACAGTACATAGACAGTACAATATAGTACATAGACAGTACATTACggtacattttttttattttatttcacctttatttaaccttacatttatttaaccttacattacagtacatagacagtacaatacagtacatagacaatacagtacagtacagtacatagacagtacatatacagtacaatacagtacatagacagtacactacagttcaatacagtacatagacagtacaatacagtacatagacagtacaatatagtacatagacagtacaatatagtacatagacagtacattacagtacaatacagtacatagacagtacaatacagtacatagtCTTGCTTGCTCAGACTTCTCGCTTTCTAAGATTTTAAACACTATCACATATGTTAAACTTTTTGAGTTGAAATGCTTTTATTTTTAGAATTACTTTAACACAGACTGCAAGAGAAAGCAACAAAAAAAGTTGGGTCTGGTTATTACATTTTTTCTTTTTCTGAGAAATGTTTACAAGAACAGAAACACACTGGAAAAGGTGGATACGGCTtttgggctggatcaggctgcaCGATTTTATTCTCCTTTTAAGTGTTAAACCCCCATCTTCTTTTCTTTGTATGGTCGCTCAGAAGATTAATGTGAGCATTTTCCTACCGATGCAATAAAATTCAGAAACTTTTGACACAGCAATTGTGTCTGTTTGTTTACATGTCCTCTGTGTTTGTCTattctcttctctcactcttttATATTTTGATACTTTACTGTCTTTCTCTCCAGCTGTCTCACACACACGCTAATGGTTTAGGTATACAACTGCTCTTGCCATTGTatgtacacaccacacacacacacacacacacacacacacacacacacacacacacacacccccccctcAATGCCTGTGTTATTGTATCTTGCTGTGTGTGGATAATGGGTAGATAATGGGATAATGGAATGTAATTGCTTGTGAAATGAGCAGTAATGGAGATGAGAGATATCACACCTGTGACCATCTAAATCCTCGAAACTGTTACTTTGGAGATTTAATCACACTACGCCCTTTAATCCGGGTCCTTGTACCCCCCATAACCCTCCCTCCTCAACCCCTCCCCTCCGTACTTCTATGGCTGGTTCAGCACAAAACTAAAAACGTATTGTTCACCCTTACTTGTCTTCCTGTGTCAAGCTATTATCCCTAACAGCAACACTCAGGAGGCCTGTTATTTCgggtctcagtgtgtcatcttgTTTACTCCGTGTCTTCTCTATGATCTCTGGTCATTATAAATACCCTCCCTTAACCTCCACTGGGCCAGATCAGGGGAGGCTGCTGTCAGACCCCGTGCTGGGAGATAGAGACTGGTTGCCTTCCGAAACAGCTCTCAAGCTTGTCTTCACCTGACGGAGAACCCGCTGAGGCTGATGTGTGCTACATAACAAATCTGGGACCATCTTAACAGGGAGGAAGTCCATTACGTTTCCCACACCAGGCTGGATGTACGGACAGGGAGGATTTCTGATCACTGTCTTTACACTCTTGTGACTAATCTGTACGTTTTATCATTATAACTGTGCTGTAGCTTTTCATGTTTTTTACCAGTGTTTAGAAACTGCATTTTGGGGGGAGGTTTTGGTCTGGTCAacttcctgcctgcctgtgtgtgtccagAGGAGCTCCCCCATGTCCCTCTGGGTCACCTGGCTGACACTAGCCGTTCCCCTGCTACTGCCCTGGCTGGTCAGGCACGGGGTAGAGATGGCTCGTGCCACCGTGTGTTCACGATGGGACCGTTCAGTCGGTCTGGATGACCTTGGTCTATCCCAGGAAGGTGATGTGGTGATCGGGGGTGTCTTCCCCATCCATATCCTCCCCCCTGATCCAGACCGGAGCTTCACCCAACCCCCTGAACTGCAGTCCTGTGTCAAGTAAGTTCCTTTGTTTACTTCTGTTCTCTAACTTTTTTTATTGCAGTTTGACCTTTTCTTGCGTTTTTCTTTTCGAAGGTGAAGAGAGATTTTATCTTTGTTTATTCTTTTGATGGAGGTcattttttaacattttattttgtaacaGCATTTCATTTTAGCAGGGCACTTTTCCTTCATTTGAATCATCTTTCTTTCAAAATGTTTTTCTTTCATGGAAGAGTTGATCTAAATGTTGTTCTCTTCAGAAGATTGAGGGTCACTGGAATGGAAAATAGAACATTTGTCTTTTGTTTTTTACACAGAatcataaaataaaaatgaaaaatgaaatgtTAATCGCTTTGCAGTCAATTTCAAATCTGATGTTAACAAATTGTCTGCAAAACAATTAACATTTCATTATAATATTTGTTTTCGTCTAACTTCTCTCCTCAATTCTAACGCGTGTCATCtccgagagagagactgacttctCTCCTCAATTCTAATGCGTgtcatctcagagagagagactgacttctCTCCTCAATTCTAATGCGTgtcatctcagagagagagactgacttctCTCCTCAATTCTAATGCGTgtcatctcagagagagagactgacttctCTCCTCAATTCTAATGCGTgtcatctcagagagagagactgacttctCTCCTCAATTCTAATGCGTgtcatctcagagagagagactgtatttGCTTAAAGTCCATTGTTTTATCCTCAGATGTTGTTTAGCACAGTGCTCTCTTTATCTGAGTACAATGAGGCACGGCATATTTCTTGTAAATGCAAACACTTAAATAATCTTGCTGTTATAGAGTGTGGTATTTTTCCATTGTCAACTTGATTCTCAGTCTAGATGATAAGATTGATGTTCAACATTAAATCCGTTTTTTAGTGCTGTTTGTTATGTTGAATGTTGTTTCTCCTCATGATCAATCACATTCATCTGCTTACAGGGTTACATCATGCTCAATTACACATGTTGCATTTTGCTctgtcatatctctctctctctctctctctctctcatctcacatCCCTGCTGTCAGTTTTCTTGAGGAATCGTTGAGATGGGTGCACGCACTGGTGTTTGCAGTGGACGAGATTAACCGTAACCCCTTCCTGCTGCCGGGGGTCCGGCTGGGCTACCGTATCCTGGACAGCTGTGGTCAGCACCCCTGGAGCCTGCGAGGGGCACTGGCCATGGTGTCAGGGGGGAACATCAGCTGTGAAACCACAGAGCTTTCTAAcctcaaatgtgatttttaaccACTAACCTCAACCTAAGCATAACCTTTACCTAAAATGTTAATGTACTGAAAAGTATTTGCCAAATAGCCAGTAATATTGTGGAGATCCTACACTAAATGGATAGCAAATAGCTCATGTATACTACCCTGTCGTTCTGATTATAGAATCATGTTTATTTGttatgtgtatcctgtacagcaCGGCCATCTAGTGACTCCCCTGTTCCTCTGATCATTGGTGATTCATCGTCCACTCAGGCCATCATCCTGGCCAGGACCCTGGGGCCGCTCTCTGTACCTATGGTCAGTCTCTCTCTACACAACCAGGAAATACAGTGGCGAGAAACATGATGATGCCATGATGCGATAATTCATCATGTTTCAGATAGCCTAGAATTTACTGAGAAATTAAAAGAGGGTATTTAGTACTTCATTAAAATGTGATTGAAGTTATTGTGTTGATCTGCCCTCAGTCTCTCACTACAACCAGGAAATACATAGCTAGAAATATTGCCATAATGCTTTAATTAATTATAATTCATCTGGTCTGGAATGTAGTGAGAAATGATTGATTTAATGGTGTTGTCCTCAGATCAGTTACCAGGCCACCTGTGGCTGTCTCAGTGACAGACAGGAGTTCCCTAACTTCTTCAGGACCATCCCCAGTGATGTCTACCAGGCCCTCACCATGGCCCGGCTCACCTGGCTCTTCGGATGGACCTGGGTCGGGGCTATCGCTGCAGACAATGACTACGGTCGTCAGGCCATGCAGGTGTTTCTTCATGTTTCTTTATCTTTAAATTGTTTTGTTGGTCGCTGCTCTTCTTTACTGAAGACACtcgtcacatttatttattattatttattttatttattttttgcaggTGTTTCTTTATATTAACTTTGACTTGTGACTTTGACTTTATTAATTCTTGGTCTCTGTTTACAGAAAAACTGAAGAAATGTAGAATTTACATAATACAAAATTGAGAAGAAAATGATATTATTTCTAATACTGGATACTGTTGTATTTTATTTTGAACTTCTACATCGGCTTTACATCAGTATTTTGACTCTTTGTCACGCTCCCTGTGCTTCATATTTGATCCCCAGGTGTTTGAGGAGGCGGTTCGGGGGACGGGGGTGTGCCTTGCGTTCTTTGAGACCCTCAACCGGGTGAACCTGGTGAGGGATGTGGAGCGAGCAGCGGACACGGTCCAGGCCTCGACAGCACGGGTGATCCTGGTCTTCCTCTTGTACACTGACATGGGGGCGTTACTCCTGGAGCTGGAGCGCAGAAACGTGACGGACAGGCAGTTCCTGGCCAGTGAGGCATGGAGCACTAGCGGACAACTCCTACGGAACCCCGCCCTCTTTAACGTCTCTCGGGGCGTTGTGGGTGTGGCTATCCGCAGTGCACCTATGCCTGGCTTTGAGGCCCACCTACGAAGTCTCCACCCCTCTCGTCGTCCCGGAGATGTCCTGTTGAAGGAACTCTGGGAAACTAAGTTTGGGTGTAGCCCTGGAGCAGCAGATGCACACAGCACGtctctgctcccctctccccttcctccaacCCCCTCTGTGTCAATATcacacacccctcctcccacctccagtTCCCCCCGTCCACGCCTGGCCTCCTGCAGTGGGGCAGAGACTCTGGAGGATGTGCAGAGCCCCTTCACAGACACCTCCCAGCTGAGAGTATCCTATAACGTGTACCTGGCTGTGTATGCTGCAGCCCACGCCCTCCACAGCCTGCTGTCCTGCCCCCAGAGAGACAGCCCTACGTGGGGCAGCAGCGTCACCTGCTCCCCTCCTCACAACATCAGCCCAGCGGAGGTACACTGATCTATTGCATGTTCAGTAGACATGATTTGCAAACACTTCAATCAGTTGGGGGGGATTACTTATGCCAATGTAACCTTTCTTTGTTAATTAAATATTCATGTCCACTTAATAGTTGCTATGGGGATATGTTTTGAGTTATTACATCATATTAAGAGTGTAATGGTCATGtttgtgtctcctctcctccaagtTGTTGCAGCACCTGAACCTGGTTAACTTCACCACTCCACTTGGGGAGCCGTTCTATTTCCGGGGCGCGGACATCCCTGCTGTGTACGAACTTGTGAACTGGCAGGCCACGCCCAAGGGGTTGCTCAAACTTGTCACGATTGGCCGAGTAGAGGGTTCCAATATCCTCATCAACCAATCAGCCATCCAGTGGAACGCAGGGTCTAATATGGTGAGAAATACCATTTTTAAAACATGAACTGAATGGTTTTGTTCAATTGAAATTAATATAATTGCATGTATGGCATTTACAGATGCCTGTGTCAGTGTGCAGTGGGAGCTGTCCCCCAGGCACCCGTGTAGCCAGGAGGAAGGGGGAGCCTGTCTGCTGCTTCGACTGCATCCCCTGTGCTGAGGGGGAGGTCAGCAACACCACAGGTCAGCGAACTGTGATGTGGGGGTATAATATCATTTAATATCAATGAAAGGGAATTCTTAATTAGCTGTGCCATTATTGACCTGATCTCTCTTGAATAATATATTATATCTTAATTAAGACTTATTAGATTGAATAGTAATTATGCTTTTCAATcatcatagtaatgtgttcaatCTCTCAGGCTCTCTGCAATGTGACAGCTGTCCTCTGGAGTTTTGGTCCAACGGCAATCGGACCGCCTGCATCCCTCGTCAGTTCGAGTTCCTCTCCTTCAACGACACTATGGGCGTC
The DNA window shown above is from Coregonus clupeaformis isolate EN_2021a chromosome 6, ASM2061545v1, whole genome shotgun sequence and carries:
- the plch1 gene encoding 1-phosphatidylinositol 4,5-bisphosphate phosphodiesterase eta-1 isoform X1, which codes for MSSWVVNRKGGPQYCHHFLTDNSIFHVERCMSVMQSGTQMVKLKAGSKGLVRLFYLDGHRSCIRWRPSRKSERAKITIDSLYKVTEGRQSDIFHRHAEGSFDPACCFTVYHGNHMESLDLVTSNPEEARTWVTGLRYLMAGISDEDSLAKRQRTHDQWMKQTFEEADKNGDGLLNMEEIYQLLHKMNVNLPRRKVKHMFQEADSDDQQGTLTFEEFSVFYKMMSLRRDLFLLLMGYSDRKDHLTADELANFLRNEQKMVNVTTEYCLDVIDKFELSEENKQKGILGIEGFTSFMRSPTCDVFNPQHREVNQDMDQPLCSYYISSSHNTYLTGDQLLSHSKTDMYAWVLQTGCRCVEVDCWDGPDGEPMVQHGYTLTSKITFKSVVETIDKYAFINNQYPVILSIENHCSIHQQKKMAQHLREILGDKLDLGEAFDRESKQLPSPHSLQGKILIKGKRLPPYLSVDVEEGEVSDDDSADEIEDDFKLKNSNSNGNHQVESYIRKKLDCLLMESQIGDKEDTDSFSIRALLRATHVGLQKNLTNPKEGLKKSQSRSFISNLKQKRHSKSRLKSQDGDGEEQETSGREAGGQITRGEGKRKTMKLSRDLSDLVVFTNSVASQEGLDDSTPGNVLSFSETRAQQLVNHRAERFLGFNQRQLSRIYPSAYRIDSSNFNPQLYWNMGCQLVALNYQTEGRMMQLNRAKFMVNGGSGYVLKPPPMCKGSFNPFCDDPLPAYPNKQLVLKIISGQQLPKPPDSMLGDRGEIIDPFVEVEIIGLPVDCCKRQTRVVDDNGFNPVWEENLSFTLHMAEVALVRFLVWDHDPIGRDFVGQRTVAFSSLMPGYRHVYLEGLTEASIFIHVSVHDIYGKWSPLVLNPSFTIMHFLGANKQGRQLRGIRGLFNRSSKSSVETSCGPALRKRSISDHLLRRTASAPAKGRKKNKMKLAESSTSISDHKASVVDHKASISDGKDRVGAGEGAGREGSRERVMVERRPPPHAPLTHRPISMPLEKLLQGQLSLCSPNQELTDLGADTLIGTSPFDRPRSRSVELLIESSASLEHRVSTNHNNTRDRTTEPDQLDETSYLVIGRGGGSVDGDSKDQSQDRVNPPTKAEDISSRQRTLCYLSSSTKTESNCLHCLPTESRPETTLLSTTNTPAPSSSSSSSVPSSSVPPLSPLNVDRSALQSPVSLQDSTISRLIDAVSLGNDTTCGSISALIGQFDLTADQNDLTTNSDPHVLSVMSCLSHPALQDSSTPYKVTIDSTTPYKDPPRKAMNGPITPRKASQTLNHTNQNLLSPHPKTSHNPLLFSSPETTELEEVYTILDEEVLSPVFVYNLREQNIGNIQADSEESTPMGSLEPSPAKVPPRLGTEANGSWVGSPRGIVEETGQGYRGVCDPTGLGSGGEWGLSWGYRCPSVNSTVSDRLLLCQGSAESSLMEVEINVDEDPLEMTLTLPRHNCTWVATSPTKRYAAPQSQLTQLHPSPRYAPQLQPSQCPSPLKQPSPRHTPSITPQTQPSLFKRPPNPSPLLLNSHPSTLSRAELSFENSRDITRAYTQQHSYSGPTQPQTRGYQGGPTQPQTRGYQGGPTQPQTRGYQGGTGEGQGQGEVSACFQNGLSSSECLPGLSSMSGSRSVSLPRDRGLYSPISDCDVAYSQLDYNCFRPSTASTHPQPQPQSHTQPLPQDQPQSHTQPLPQAQPQSQTQPLPQAQPQSQTQPLPQAQPQSHTQPLPQLQPRSGPPSLPLLGPTLVPPLPIPRPPTAPGPCKSKSLGDLTSEDISCNFHSKYNIISRSFITPSMKERRRMRGLGGLSQRLQSADPLTEQLRKLVTLEGDDRDRDRPQSPQLPQLPQLQIPPKPFIPPSRPSPPTNFVPDTQEDSPPLLSRRLSSRSQSRVRHINNRARERQQEVLKSRGMSAPSSVGGVVLRTKAAAGQKPPANRHSTGSYIAGYLDQLEDRGLPEGACTTLGYGYHYGDHYHDDSLLPTDSCIQSQPEVYFLLRL
- the plch1 gene encoding 1-phosphatidylinositol 4,5-bisphosphate phosphodiesterase eta-1 isoform X4 — its product is MSSWVVNRKGGPQYCHHFLTDNSIFHVERCMSVMQSGTQMVKLKAGSKGLVRLFYLDGHRSCIRWRPSRKSERAKITIDSLYKVTEGRQSDIFHRHAEGSFDPACCFTVYHGNHMESLDLVTSNPEEARTWVTGLRYLMAGISDEDSLAKRQRTHDQWMKQTFEEADKNGDGLLNMEEIYQLLHKMNVNLPRRKVKHMFQEADSDDQQGTLTFEEFSVFYKMMSLRRDLFLLLMGYSDRKDHLTADELANFLRNEQKMVNVTTEYCLDVIDKFELSEENKQKGILGIEGFTSFMRSPTCDVFNPQHREVNQDMDQPLCSYYISSSHNTYLTGDQLLSHSKTDMYAWVLQTGCRCVEVDCWDGPDGEPMVQHGYTLTSKITFKSVVETIDKYAFINNQYPVILSIENHCSIHQQKKMAQHLREILGDKLDLGEAFDRESKQLPSPHSLQGKILIKGKRLPPYLSVDVEEGEVSDDDSADEIEDDFKLKNSNSNGNHQVESYIRKKLDCLLMESQIGDKEDTDSFSIRALLRATHVGLQKNLTNPKEGLKKSQSRSFISNLKQKRHSKSRLKSQDGDGEEQETSGREAGGQITRGEGKRKTMKLSRDLSDLVVFTNSVASQEGLDDSTPGNVLSFSETRAQQLVNHRAERFLGFNQRQLSRIYPSAYRIDSSNFNPQLYWNMGCQLVALNYQTEGRMMQLNRAKFMVNGGSGYVLKPPPMCKGSFNPFCDDPLPAYPNKQLVLKIISGQQLPKPPDSMLGDRGEIIDPFVEVEIIGLPVDCCKRQTRVVDDNGFNPVWEENLSFTLHMAEVALVRFLVWDHDPIGRDFVGQRTVAFSSLMPGYRHVYLEGLTEASIFIHVSVHDIYGKQGRQLRGIRGLFNRSSKSSVETSCGPALRKRSISDHLLRRTASAPAKGRKKNKMKLAESSTSISDHKASVVDHKASISDGKDRVGAGEGAGREGSRERVMVERRPPPHAPLTHRPISMPLEKLLQGQLSLCSPNQELTDLGADTLIGTSPFDRPRSRSVELLIESSASLEHRVSTNHNNTRDRTTEPDQLDETSYLVIGRGGGSVDGDSKDQSQDRVNPPTKAEDISSRQRTLCYLSSSTKTESNCLHCLPTESRPETTLLSTTNTPAPSSSSSSSVPSSSVPPLSPLNVDRSALQSPVSLQDSTISRLIDAVSLGNDTTCGSISALIGQFDLTADQNDLTTNSDPHVLSVMSCLSHPALQDSSTPYKVTIDSTTPYKDPPRKAMNGPITPRKASQTLNHTNQNLLSPHPKTSHNPLLFSSPETTELEEVYTILDEEVLSPVFVYNLREQNIGNIQADSEESTPMGSLEPSPAKVPPRLGTEANGSWVGSPRGIVEETGQGYRGVCDPTGLGSGGEWGLSWGYRCPSVNSTVSDRLLLCQGSAESSLMEVEINVDEDPLEMTLTLPRHNCTWVATSPTKRYAAPQSQLTQLHPSPRYAPQLQPSQCPSPLKQPSPRHTPSITPQTQPSLFKRPPNPSPLLLNSHPSTLSRAELSFENSRDITRAYTQQHSYSGPTQPQTRGYQGGPTQPQTRGYQGGPTQPQTRGYQGGTGEGQGQGEVSACFQNGLSSSECLPGLSSMSGSRSVSLPRDRGLYSPISDCDVAYSQLDYNCFRPSTASTHPQPQPQSHTQPLPQDQPQSHTQPLPQAQPQSQTQPLPQAQPQSQTQPLPQAQPQSHTQPLPQLQPRSGPPSLPLLGPTLVPPLPIPRPPTAPGPCKSKSLGDLTSEDISCNFHSKYNIISRSFITPSMKERRRMRGLGGLSQRLQSADPLTEQLRKLVTLEGDDRDRDRPQSPQLPQLPQLQIPPKPFIPPSRPSPPTNFVPDTQEDSPPLLSRRLSSRSQSRVRHINNRARERQQEVLKSRGMSAPSSVGGVVLRTKAAAGQKPPANRHSTGSYIAGYLDQLEDRGLPEGACTTLGYGYHYGDHYHDDSLLPTDSCIQSQPEVYFLLRL